TGTCGACGGAGGAGCTTGATTTTTTATATGATTTAATAAAGGCTCGTTTTTTATCTTTTGTTGTGGAGTTTAACAGATGGAATGTAATTTATAGTGTTGATAAATATCGCCAAAAAACTGTATTAGATCATTACGAGTTTTTAAAAAGATTTATTGACTACGGCCGAGATAATTTTAATAAGGATATTCTTAATAGGTAGTAAGTTTGACAGTGAAGATTAGATAAGTTATAAAGATAGGAAAAATAATTATAAAAAATATGAGGGAAACAATGGAACTTAATAAAGAAAAAGAAAAAACTTTTATTGAAGTTGAATCTAATTTGGAAAAACCAGACGGTAGTCGGGAGATTTTTAAAATAAATTTATTACCCGACGGCAAACCTAAATTAATTGCTTTTTGTGATATTGATAAAACTTTTGTACATTTGGAGCCTTGTTATAAGGAAATTAGAAAAACTTTGTGGCCAAAAGCAGTAGATAAGGAAGGTTTAGAGGAAGTTACCAGGGTTCATTTAGCTGGATTTAGATTGGGCACAATGTGGCGGGAGTTGGATAGAATGCACCGTATTTATGAATTAGGCCAAGAACAGTATAAGGATTCTGATGTTTATAGTCGGGAGATATTAGGTTCGGGCAAAGAGGGAGAATATATTGATCAACCTGGTAATTCATTGTATGAACAGGCTAACAAAATGTTAGAAACATTTGATAATGTGGCAGCCGAAGTTGTTGAAAAAATGTATCAAGCAGATGCCGATTCTTTTAATGAAGGAAAAATTGGCCCGATTTATCATTTGGCCGCTATGTATAAAAGGTTGGGTGTTCCTATGATGGCCATGTCGGCTAACCCTAAGAAGTTTCTTAATGCAGTTTTGAAGTATACTGGTTTGTCTGAGCACTTTATTGATAGTGCCAGTGATACGGATGTGCCAGGCCTTAAAGAATATAAGATGGAGTATTTAATGGAAACTTTAAAAAATAAAGGCTTAAATATTCCTTATGATCGTTTAATTATTTTAGGCGATTCACCAACTGGAGATGTTGGTAGTGGTCCGCGTTTTGAAAAATTAATGAAAGCTAAAAATCCAGATTTACAAGTTACGGTTAAAGGACTATTGGTTGTGGAGAATAATAATGATTTACAATCAGCGCGCCAAGTTGTTTCTCAAGACCAAGATTTAATCAAATCTGTCCAAATTTTAGATTTGAGCAGTGTGCCAGTTTCTAAAATAGATGGTAGTTATTTGTTGGCTGGGAAAAACCAAAAAGATTTTTTAAAAGAAGTTTAATAAATAGGGTGCCAGTCAGCACCCTATATTTTTTTGTTTGAACTGTTATTATAAGTTTATGAAATATCAATTACCTATTATTCAGGAATTAAAAGCTGTTAAAACTAAGGTAGAAATAAATAATATTATTAAAGCGCAAAGGATTAGTGAAAAAGTTTTGACAGAAGCGGTTAATAAATTAAAAGTTGATTTAACAGAAGTTAATTTGGCTAAATTTATAGTTGGCCGGATGAAATATTATCAGATTAAATCTTTGGCTTTTGAGCCAATTGTGGCTTTTGGGAAAAATACGGCCAATATTCATCATGTGCCTGGTAGAACTAAATTAAAGTTAGGTAATTTGGTAATGTTAGATTTTGGCGCTACGGTAAAGAGTTATTGTTCAGATATGACCCGTACTTATATATTTGGTCAGCCGACTGCTAAGCAAAAAGAAGTTTATCAAACAGTGCTTAAGGCTCAGGAGTTATCTTTAGCAGTTTTAAAAAAAGGTTTAAGGCAAGCTGATAAAATAGATAGCCAGGCCAGACGTTTTATAGTTAAAAGATTTGGTGCAAACAGTTTTAACCATGGTTTAGGCCATGGTTTGGGAACAGTGATACATGAATGGCCAAGTTTAAAGCCGGGTAGCTTAGATATTTTAAAATATGGTATGGTTATAACCTTGGAGCCGGGTATTTATTTGCCGGGTTGGGGTGGGGTAAGGATAGAAGATATGGTTTTGATAGGTAAAAATGGAACAGTAAATTTAACGCAAGCAGCAAAAGATTTAACTAAGATAATTTTAAAGATTTAATTTATGCTTTTAAAAGTTAAAGTTATAGCTAATTCACATCGGCCAGGTTTGGTAAAAATGGAAGGAGATATTTTGCACATTAAGCTAGCGGCACCGCCAGCTGACGGTAAAGCCAATGCCGAGCTGTGTGAGACATTATCCCGGGTGTTAAAAGTACCTAAAACGGATGTAATTATTAAGCGCGGGCAGGGTTCTAAAGTAAAATATTTAGAGATTTTAGGATTTGACGATAGTCATATTTTTGCTATACTAAGTCAGCGCTTAAGCAGTGCAAAAAAGTTGCGAGGGTAATTTAAGTAGCGCTATTAATTTTAAACGGAGCGTGCGGGAGTAGTTCAGCAGTAGAATGCTTCCTTGCCAAGGAAGAGGTCGCGGGTGCGAATCCCGTCTCCCGCTCCAAACTAAAGAACTTCACTTTAAAGTGAAGTTCTTTAGTTTTTTATTAATTATTATTTGATGTACAATTATTATATGGAACATAAAGAATTATTAGTTGATAAAATAAAACGGATTAGGAAAATGCATCATGATGGCACGGACGAAAAGGACTGGCACAATTTGTTAGCGGGTAGTTATTTGCGGGATTTTGTTTATGGGGCTAATGATGGCATAATTACCACTTTTGCTGTGGTGGCTGGTGTGGCTGGAGCGGATTTATCAGCCAGTATTGTTTTAATATTGGGTGCGGCTAATTTATTGGCTGATGGTTTTTCTATGTCTAGTGGTAATTATCTTAGTGAAAAGTCCAATCGTGAGTATGTAACTTCGGAATTAAAAAAAGAAGAGTGGGAAATAGAACATTTACCCGAAGAAGAAAAAAAAGAAATAAGAGAAATTTATCAAGCCAAGGGTTTAAGTGGTCAGGTTTTGGAAGAGGTTGTTAAGGCTATTACAGCTGATAAAAAATTATGGGCTAAAGAAATGCTGGTACATGAACTAGGTCTTTTGCCTAATGAGGAAAAAGTTAAACCCTTAGCTACAGCTGGGGTTACTTTTGTGGCTTTTGTGGTAGCCGGCGTCATTCCTTTGTTGCCTTACATTTTTAATTTGCCAGTTTATTCATCTTTTGTTTGGGCAATTATTTTTACTGGCTTGGCTTTATTTATAGTTGGCAGTTTACGAGCTTTGTTAACCGAAAAGAAATGGTGGTTGTCGGGTTTGGAAATGTTAATGGTTGGTGCTTTGGCGGCTAGCGTAGCTTATGTGGTTGGAGCTTTTTTGGGTGGCTTAAGTTAAGCCTATTTTAATAAGTATGTTTTAAAACCGGCTTTTTAGCCGGTTTTGTTGACTTTGGATAAATTTTATTATAAGGTTGGGGCGAAAATAAACAGAGTTTTTTAAAATTTTTTATAGTTACACTTAAATAACTATTCATCATAATTAATAATGGAGTAAGTCATGGAAAAGACATTTTGGCCAAGAATGATTCTTGATTTAAAAGGCATGAAGCTGTTAAAAGCAATGCAACTAGGGGAATCGCTGGCTACTCAAGCAGATGCGGTAAAAATTCATAGTTTGTGGGATGATATCGGGTCTTCGGTTGTTGATACCCTAAAAAGAGCGGGTATAAAAAAAGTTTGGGTGGATTTAAAACTTAAGGATACACCTGATACTATAGCGGAACGTGCGACAGTAGTTAGGGATGCCGGTGCCGATATGTTAACCGTACATATTGATGGCGGTAAGGATATGTTGGAAAATGCCTTAAAGTTTGGCCCACCGGAAATTTTTGGCGTCACCGTTTTAACTTCTTTAAAAGAAGAAGAATTCAAAAACTTGTACGGCTTAACTATTGCCGAGGCGGTATTGGTGAGGGCTTTAATAGCGAAGGAGGTTGGTTTACAAGGAATTATTTGCTCAGCTAAGCAAGTTGGCGGTTTATCTTCTAACCCTGATCTTCAAGGTTTGCGTTTTATTGTTCCTGGTACAAGATCTGTCGGTGCTGATCATAACGATCAACAGCAGGTGGATACGCCAGGTAATGCCGTGTTGAATGGCGCTACTGATTTGGTTGTTGGTCGTCAGGTAACAAAAGCAGAAGATAAATTAAAAGCTTTTAATGAGTTGCAGATGGAAATTGCTTATGCGTTGAATAGTAAATATTCGGCGGGGGTAGTATGAAAAAGTTAACTAGGCAAGAAATTTACGAATTAATTCGTAAATTTTCTAATAACCCTTTAGGTGTTTTAGATGCTTGCGGTGGATTATACATCTGCCCTAAGGACGAATCTGGTAAGCGGCTTGGTCCATTGGTTGGTTATGCTGGAACTTATACCGAAGGCAAACAATATGTTGGTGATATTTATGCTAACTTTGCCAAGGCTGAAGAATATGTGGATATTATTAACTACTGGGCTTTGGCAATGTCTTCTGACGAAGAAAAGGATTTGCTTTTATCATCTGCTTCGGTTTTTATTGGTTTGCCTGAAGGCGGTAAATCGTTTGCTATGGCTTTGTCCAGTCAGCCAGGTCACAGCGGCCGTTATATTTATTTGGAAAAAGTAGTTACGGCGGTGAAAACGGAAACAGAAAGGGAAAAATCTAAGTTAGTTTTTAACAGACATGACATTATTCCAGGCGATAAAATTGTTTTGGTAGAAGACTTACAAAATAACTTTTCTACTACCGGAAAGGCGATTGACCAAGTTATTTCTGTTGGTGGTGAAGTTATAGCCTTAGCTTCCATAATGAATCGTTCGCCCTTTGTTGATACTGTATTTACCTGGAATAATAAAGAATACCCAGTACTTACTTTATTGCGGCGTCCTTACCCTGAATACGAACAAACTGATTCTTATGTTGCTGAAGATGTGCAGAAAGGCAATGTAATTTGGAAACCTAAAAACGATTGGGTGGTTGTTGAAAAAATAATCGAAAATTATCCTAATAAAATTGATTAAAATAATTTAACTTTAAATTAACCCGGTAATGGAGGACCGGGTTTTATTATTTGACTTAATTTATCCAGGATTGTAAGGTAGAGGCGAAAAAATACTGGAAAATAATTCAAAAATAAACAAATTCCTTAACAAAATGAAGGAGTAAGTTATGGCAGGTTGTGTAGATGTGGCTTTGGGAGCTCAATGGGGCGACGAAGGCAAAGGTAAGACAATTGTATTACACATAATACCCTCCGGTATTATGTGGCCGGATAAAATTTGCGTTATTGGTAACGGGGTAGTGGTAAATCCTATAACCCTGCTTAAAGAAATTGCCGATCTGGAAAGTTTAGGCATAAGTGTTGCTGGAAGATTATTTATTTCTAAACAAGCCCATATGATTTGTCCGTGGTTAATAAGTTTGGAAAAATCACGAGACAACTTCATAGGCACGACTAACAAGGCTATTGGTCCGACTTATGAATCAAAAATGGCTCGTAAGGGAGTTAGGTTTGATTCAATGATGGGTTTTTATGGCAAGTTTCTTGAGGATCTTTGCAAACACGCTAACTATACTAATCGAGAATTGACTTTAAATGGTCAGCCGATTGACACAGAAGTTGAAGTTGATGAGTTTGCAAAAAATGTATTTAATTCAATAGTTCCTTTTGTAGCCGATACAGTGGCCTTGCTACATAAAAAATATACCGAAAGTAAGAGTATTCTTATTGAAGGAGCCCAAGGAGCCATGCTGGATATTGATTTTGGAACTTACCCCTTTGTAACTTCCAGCAATTGTACTATTGGTGGTTGTTTAACCGGAACAGGCTTACCAGCCAGGTATGTTAAGGATGTTGTAATGATATCTAAATGTTACACGACCCGGGTAGGCAACGGCCCATTCCCAACTGAATTGTTTAACGATGAAGCAGAGAAGTTAAGGCGGTTAGGCAATGAGTTCGGCGCTACTACAGGTAGACCGCGTCGTCCTGGTTGGTTGGATTTGTTTCAGCTTAAGTATTCAAAGATGATTAATGGTGCCAATTTTTTAACCTTGGTTAAGGCTGATATTTTATCTGGATATAAAACAATTAAGGTTTGTACTGGCTACCTAGGGTTAGATAATTATCCAACCGATTTGTTAACCTTATCATCGGTTATGCCTGTTTATCATGAGCTTCCAGGTTGGTCATCAATTTATCAGAATGGAGAATTACACCAAAATTTAAAAGATTATATTTTTTTTATCGAAGAATATTTAAATGTTCCGGTTTTACTGTTATCAATTGGTCCAGACCGGGAGCATACAATCTTTTTAAAATAATTCAAAACCTTAAGGTGCTTGTAAAAAATACAGGCACCTTAATTTATTTTCCTCTTGCCATAAGTAAAACTCGATGCTATGATTTTTTTGTTAATCTTTAGGGGCGAGTGGTGGAACTGGTATACACGACAGACTTAAAATCTGTTGGCCGTACAGGCCTTGAGGGTTCGAGTCCCTCCTCGCCCACCAAATAAAATATCTCGTACCCTTGAGTACGAGTTTTTATTTTTGGTGAATATCTAGCAAGTCAATTTTTGACTTGCTTAAGGACTCGAACGCCGGAGCGATGTGTAGGTCAGCAGACCGCACCGCGAGGCGGTGGTTAGCCCGAGGAGTGCGACGGCACGACAAGAGGCGAAGCCGAGTCCCTCCTCGCCCACCAACAAGCAAATAAGGCACCTTAAGAACATTGTTTTTTAGGGTGTTTTGGTTAGAGTCTTGACTTTGGTTTTATTAGTATTAATATATGTACCAGTATGAAAGTTCGTTATAGAGTAAAAAATAAAATAGAAGCCGATTTTAAATTGGCTAACCAAATATTTTTAGATTTCTCTATTTAATTCCCACCGTTTCCAAGCGGTGGGAATTTTTTAAAATAAAATTTCTTTAACAAAAATCCCTAGGGAGGATAAAATGAGTAAAATTAAAAAGCAGGAAGTGAATAACATCCTGATAAGTTTATCAGAGGAAGCTAAAGTAGCACTTAGACCACTATTACATGTGGTTATTCAAAAAAATAATCGTTCCATCTACGCTACTCAAGGAACAAAAAAATATTTTAACGAAGGTGGAACTAAAGGGATGATAGTGGTTGCTAAATTTAGTCAAAATGACGATGAAGAATTTTTAGAAACAATAAAAATTCAGGACGTCATTAAAAGTAAATTAGTTAGTTTAATTATAAATATACCAAGTGGTAATTTTGAAAAAAACGAATATGACTCGCCATCAGAGAGAACCGATGGCGAAACTATAAGACAATTAGCTTGTGATTATGGCATACCCTTAATAACTTGCCCTAAACAAGCTTTTGATGTTTTATACGACTTAGCTAATTAAAAAATATTTATTTAGGCCAGCCAGCAATAATGGTTGGCCTTATTTATTTTGAAATAAGTGTTTAATAAGCTTACTAATTTTTGGTAATTTATATTTTTGCCAGAATAAGTTTATTAACAAGCCGATGATTATTACTGTTAATAAGGAATAACTTAGCCAGTTATTAGTTTGTTTACTTAAATTAATTTCTGGTTGGTCTGCTAAAGGATTTAATTCTGGAGGTGTTATAAATATATCTTCGGGCGAGCGAGCCCATAATTTAAGGCCGGTTTTGGTTTGGACAACAAAACCGGTTATTTTTATGGGACTACCTAAAGTAAAAACTGGCCATTTTAGATTTTTGTTTTTTAGTAATACAACTAGAGTATCTTCATTTTGTTCAAGGGTCAGTTGACTGGCACTATATTTATTAATTGTACCGGTTAGGGTTACAAATTCTCCTTCCAGATCTTCGTTTAGGTCGTTTAAGTTTATTTCTTTGGCTTGGGGTGCTGGTTGGTTGGCTATAATTTTTAGGGGATCATTTTTATAAATTAATAATCTGGTGCCGTAGGTTTCGCTACGGGAGATTTTGCCTTGTAATTCAATCGTATCACCAGTTTTTATATTGGGTATTATTACGTTGTCGGACCAAGTGACTTGCAATCCCGATCCTTGCAGAAACATTATATTTTTACTGATTTGTCCAGGTGCAGCAGCCACCAAACCTTGTAGTTTTACTTTAGTATTAGTTTCTATATTTTTTACATCTGTTAAGGATATAGTTTCAATTGTTTCTTCTTCATTTTCTGTTATTAGTAGATTGTCTTCCCCGGGGGTAGGAAAATTAGTCCATAGCCATTTATTATTTATTAAAGCATAAGCCAAACCCTCTTTAGCTGGCCCGTAGTTTAAAGAGGAAGTTGTTTCTTGATTGTTTTTGAGGACTAATTTGCCACCCTTATTTAGTAAGTTACTTTTTAATATTGTTTTGTCTATGACTAAATAATTATTAGGCTCTATAGATAGGTCGGGCAGGTTTATAATTTGGGAATTATTAATTATTTGCCAGCCAGCCGCGCTGGCTGTGGTGGAGTTGGGGTTATACAATTCTAGCCACTCTTCACTATCATTACCTTTAGGGTTGGGCATTATTTCTGTTAGCAAAATAGGCCCGCTAGTTAGACCGGCTACTTTGGGCACGGGGTTAGTTGTTATATTTATGGTTTGTATTTGTTCGGATTTTAATCCCGATTCGTCGGTAATAGTTAGTTTGACTGTATATTTTTTAGATTCAATATAAGCATGTGAAGGCGTAGTTAAACTGCTGGTTAAGCCGTCGCCGAAGTCCCATTTAAAATTTAAGTTGTCTTTTTCTGGGTCGCAACTGTCGGAAGCGTCAAATACTAGTATTTCACTAATAAGGCCGGTTTTGGGTATGTCCCAGGCTAGGATTGGCGGCAGGTTAATTTTGTTTATTATATTAGTTTGTCCGGGTGTTGGTTTGGTTGTCCATATCCAAGAGCCGTCGTTTTGTCGGGCATAACTGGCCCCCTCTTTAGCTGGACCTTGATAACTCACAGAAATTTTTATTAGTTTATCTGGTGAGGTTAAGGTTATTTTTTCTGTTCCAATGTTATCTAAAATTAAACCGGTAGTTGTTCGTGGTAGTAGTAAAAAGTCTTGAGATTTAATAATAGTGGAAACTAAGGATTGTTGGTTAATAGTGTAAGAAAAAATATTATCTTCTAAAAGCCAATTGTCTAGGTTAATAGATTGGTCAGTCGGATTAAATAGTTCTATAAATTCAGTTAAATCATCCAGCGGTGGATTGGGGTAAAGTTCATTAAACTGAACAGTATTTTTAGATGGTTCCAGTGTTGTTTCGTTATTACCTAATTCAATTAAAAGGGGTTTGTTAGGTAGCCCGTAACTAGGTTCCATTTTTATAAAATCACTTTTATCATTATCACTATCCAAGCCGTCGGGTAGCCGGCCCAAACTGTAAGGTTTAATAATAGCTGGGGCATTGTTGGTAATATTGCCATCGTCCCAAGCGCCGTAGCTTATTTGGTCAATAATTGTCTCTTGGTAACGCAGTAGCAGGGTATCGCCACTATTATTAAGATTGCCTTTGGGAGAACGAATAACATAAAAACGACTACTATCATTAGTACCCAAGGAGCCGCTTAAATAAGTTTTGCTATTACCACCATCGCTTAGAGAAAATAAAGATAAATCAATTGTTCGATTGGTACGGTTATAAATTTCTACCCATTCGTCTGAGCCTTCGGTAGGATCACTGACTAATTCATTTATAACCACTTCACCTGGCAGTACGGTTGGTGTGGGAGTAGGTTGGTAAATTATGACCGGCGGCGGATTTATAGGTGTTGGTGGGGCAGGGGTTTCAATAGGGCTGAGTGAATTATGAGGCTGAGCATTGGCTAAAATAAAATCACTGGCGTTGTCATTAGTATCTTGGCGATTACCTAAAGAATCTTGTTTGCGCAGGATAGATTGATTAGTTGTTGGGTTAGTAGCAAAAGCAGTTGTTTCTGCTAAACCATTATTAATTATTCCCCAAGCCAAACTATCGATAATTTGGCCAGTATCATTGGCGCCTTGTCTTAGAGCTATGCCGTTATTATCGGCAATAGTTTGGCTGGTGGTAATATCTGGCACAATAGTTATGTCGGTAAAACTGGAGCTGGCCCATAAATAAAAACCTTGGGCTTTAACAATGGAGCTTTCGGTCCAGGATTTTATGGTAGTATCAGTTGTGCCGTTAGCGGTTCTTTTTATTAGGCGATAACCTTGTAAATCAATATCCTGGTTAGTGGGATTAAATAATTCTACAAAA
This is a stretch of genomic DNA from Patescibacteria group bacterium. It encodes these proteins:
- a CDS encoding M24 family metallopeptidase, giving the protein MKYQLPIIQELKAVKTKVEINNIIKAQRISEKVLTEAVNKLKVDLTEVNLAKFIVGRMKYYQIKSLAFEPIVAFGKNTANIHHVPGRTKLKLGNLVMLDFGATVKSYCSDMTRTYIFGQPTAKQKEVYQTVLKAQELSLAVLKKGLRQADKIDSQARRFIVKRFGANSFNHGLGHGLGTVIHEWPSLKPGSLDILKYGMVITLEPGIYLPGWGGVRIEDMVLIGKNGTVNLTQAAKDLTKIILKI
- a CDS encoding DUF167 domain-containing protein codes for the protein MLLKVKVIANSHRPGLVKMEGDILHIKLAAPPADGKANAELCETLSRVLKVPKTDVIIKRGQGSKVKYLEILGFDDSHIFAILSQRLSSAKKLRG
- a CDS encoding VIT1/CCC1 transporter family protein, with amino-acid sequence MHHDGTDEKDWHNLLAGSYLRDFVYGANDGIITTFAVVAGVAGADLSASIVLILGAANLLADGFSMSSGNYLSEKSNREYVTSELKKEEWEIEHLPEEEKKEIREIYQAKGLSGQVLEEVVKAITADKKLWAKEMLVHELGLLPNEEKVKPLATAGVTFVAFVVAGVIPLLPYIFNLPVYSSFVWAIIFTGLALFIVGSLRALLTEKKWWLSGLEMLMVGALAASVAYVVGAFLGGLS
- the pyrF gene encoding orotidine-5'-phosphate decarboxylase, with translation MEKTFWPRMILDLKGMKLLKAMQLGESLATQADAVKIHSLWDDIGSSVVDTLKRAGIKKVWVDLKLKDTPDTIAERATVVRDAGADMLTVHIDGGKDMLENALKFGPPEIFGVTVLTSLKEEEFKNLYGLTIAEAVLVRALIAKEVGLQGIICSAKQVGGLSSNPDLQGLRFIVPGTRSVGADHNDQQQVDTPGNAVLNGATDLVVGRQVTKAEDKLKAFNELQMEIAYALNSKYSAGVV
- a CDS encoding phosphoribosyltransferase, which codes for MKKLTRQEIYELIRKFSNNPLGVLDACGGLYICPKDESGKRLGPLVGYAGTYTEGKQYVGDIYANFAKAEEYVDIINYWALAMSSDEEKDLLLSSASVFIGLPEGGKSFAMALSSQPGHSGRYIYLEKVVTAVKTETEREKSKLVFNRHDIIPGDKIVLVEDLQNNFSTTGKAIDQVISVGGEVIALASIMNRSPFVDTVFTWNNKEYPVLTLLRRPYPEYEQTDSYVAEDVQKGNVIWKPKNDWVVVEKIIENYPNKID
- a CDS encoding adenylosuccinate synthetase; its protein translation is MAGCVDVALGAQWGDEGKGKTIVLHIIPSGIMWPDKICVIGNGVVVNPITLLKEIADLESLGISVAGRLFISKQAHMICPWLISLEKSRDNFIGTTNKAIGPTYESKMARKGVRFDSMMGFYGKFLEDLCKHANYTNRELTLNGQPIDTEVEVDEFAKNVFNSIVPFVADTVALLHKKYTESKSILIEGAQGAMLDIDFGTYPFVTSSNCTIGGCLTGTGLPARYVKDVVMISKCYTTRVGNGPFPTELFNDEAEKLRRLGNEFGATTGRPRRPGWLDLFQLKYSKMINGANFLTLVKADILSGYKTIKVCTGYLGLDNYPTDLLTLSSVMPVYHELPGWSSIYQNGELHQNLKDYIFFIEEYLNVPVLLLSIGPDREHTIFLK
- a CDS encoding lamin tail domain-containing protein — translated: MEGRTKLIILSVLFSSALTLFLFAKTSQAATNYLVINQVQTTGGEGKTTNDFVELFNPTNQDIDLQGYRLIKRTANGTTDTTIKSWTESSIVKAQGFYLWASSSFTDITIVPDITTSQTIADNNGIALRQGANDTGQIIDSLAWGIINNGLAETTAFATNPTTNQSILRKQDSLGNRQDTNDNASDFILANAQPHNSLSPIETPAPPTPINPPPVIIYQPTPTPTVLPGEVVINELVSDPTEGSDEWVEIYNRTNRTIDLSLFSLSDGGNSKTYLSGSLGTNDSSRFYVIRSPKGNLNNSGDTLLLRYQETIIDQISYGAWDDGNITNNAPAIIKPYSLGRLPDGLDSDNDKSDFIKMEPSYGLPNKPLLIELGNNETTLEPSKNTVQFNELYPNPPLDDLTEFIELFNPTDQSINLDNWLLEDNIFSYTINQQSLVSTIIKSQDFLLLPRTTTGLILDNIGTEKITLTSPDKLIKISVSYQGPAKEGASYARQNDGSWIWTTKPTPGQTNIINKINLPPILAWDIPKTGLISEILVFDASDSCDPEKDNLNFKWDFGDGLTSSLTTPSHAYIESKKYTVKLTITDESGLKSEQIQTINITTNPVPKVAGLTSGPILLTEIMPNPKGNDSEEWLELYNPNSTTASAAGWQIINNSQIINLPDLSIEPNNYLVIDKTILKSNLLNKGGKLVLKNNQETTSSLNYGPAKEGLAYALINNKWLWTNFPTPGEDNLLITENEEETIETISLTDVKNIETNTKVKLQGLVAAAPGQISKNIMFLQGSGLQVTWSDNVIIPNIKTGDTIELQGKISRSETYGTRLLIYKNDPLKIIANQPAPQAKEINLNDLNEDLEGEFVTLTGTINKYSASQLTLEQNEDTLVVLLKNKNLKWPVFTLGSPIKITGFVVQTKTGLKLWARSPEDIFITPPELNPLADQPEINLSKQTNNWLSYSLLTVIIIGLLINLFWQKYKLPKISKLIKHLFQNK